A part of Melittangium boletus DSM 14713 genomic DNA contains:
- a CDS encoding efflux RND transporter permease subunit, with translation MITELVRASVKHRGLTLGLTGLFAVLAAILMARMELDALPDITTNQVLVLTLAPGMTPEEVERLVTRPVETSLGGIPGLERHRSLSRYGISSVTAVFGDDVDPLRARQWVQERLAALSGELPPGVEAPQLGPLTGGLGEIFHFTLNSPERTSAELLELAERRVAPLLRGVPGVVEVNSWGGQQRTLEVRADAVKLAQRGLTLERLRGALEDTSGSVPGASLAAGDRQVLVRAVARPPGPSELSGAVVLGEDGRAVRLADVAEVVPGALPRIGTATANGRGETVYVMVQMLRGANALDVMEALHARMDRVHDALPSDVRLDEVYDRSVLVRGTLRTVAKNLLEGGLLVVSVLFLLLGSFRAGLVVASAIPLSMLGAGVGMVLLGIPGNLMSLGAIDFGLLVDGAVVMVEAVFHALGHERPARGTWREKVSQVTGSVARPVFFSVLIILLVYVPVLALSGVDGKMFRPMALTVMMALATSLVLSLTFIPAAVSLVLRPEDVPEHPPLLVRFFDRVYRPLLERMVRHPQWVALAAVLLLALGTGLFLRAGSEFAPQLDEGDMVVQTTRAGDISLEAATREAQLLESVLLEHVPEVTQVVSRVGSPAVATDIMGLEQADVFIRLKPREAWRPGLTRDSLIQEMEGLLARDAPGSEPSFTQPIQMRFNELLGGSVTDVAVSVYGEELGELRRLAEQLASQVAQEPGAEDVRVLAPPEVSMLEVVPRPLDAARLGLSVREVLEAVQAVRTGLEVGATYDGAVRVPIVLRLAGTEGAFSLAELPLPVASGGVVPLSRVADVKLVSTPGLVNRDDGQRRLVVGFNVRGADLGSVVERARARVGSALRLPVGYRLEWGGQYETLTEATRRLSLVIPAVLVLIVLVLWLTFRRLRPALIIFTNVPFACVGGVVALLARGMPVSISAAIGFIALSGIAVLNGVVLMARLLHHEAEGVPVGEAVRLAAQERSRPVLMTALVAALGFVPMMLATGVGAEVQRPLATVVVGGLVTSTLLTLVILPSLYPWFSARRAREVPRPAEAAA, from the coding sequence ATGATCACCGAGTTGGTGCGCGCCTCGGTGAAGCACCGGGGTTTGACGTTGGGGCTCACGGGCCTCTTCGCGGTGCTGGCGGCGATCCTCATGGCGCGCATGGAGCTGGACGCGCTGCCGGACATCACCACGAACCAGGTGCTGGTGCTCACGCTCGCCCCGGGCATGACGCCCGAGGAGGTGGAGCGCCTGGTGACGCGGCCCGTGGAGACGAGCCTGGGCGGCATCCCCGGTTTGGAGCGGCACCGCAGCCTGTCGCGCTACGGCATCTCCTCGGTGACGGCCGTCTTCGGGGACGACGTGGACCCCCTGCGCGCGCGCCAGTGGGTGCAGGAGCGGCTGGCGGCGCTCTCGGGCGAGCTGCCTCCGGGCGTGGAGGCGCCGCAACTCGGCCCCCTCACGGGCGGACTGGGGGAGATCTTCCACTTCACGCTCAACTCGCCGGAGCGCACGTCGGCGGAACTCCTGGAACTGGCGGAGCGGCGGGTGGCTCCGCTGCTGCGCGGGGTGCCCGGCGTAGTGGAGGTGAACAGCTGGGGCGGACAGCAGCGCACGCTGGAGGTGCGCGCGGACGCGGTGAAGCTGGCCCAGCGTGGGCTGACGCTGGAGCGGCTGCGGGGCGCCCTGGAGGACACCTCGGGCAGCGTGCCCGGGGCGAGCCTCGCGGCGGGAGACCGGCAGGTGCTGGTGCGCGCGGTGGCGCGGCCTCCGGGCCCGAGCGAGCTGAGTGGCGCGGTGGTGCTGGGCGAGGACGGGCGGGCGGTGCGGCTGGCGGACGTGGCCGAGGTCGTGCCCGGCGCCCTGCCACGCATCGGCACCGCCACCGCCAATGGCCGGGGCGAGACGGTGTACGTGATGGTGCAGATGTTGCGCGGCGCCAACGCGCTGGACGTGATGGAGGCGCTGCACGCGCGGATGGACCGGGTCCACGACGCGCTGCCTTCGGACGTGCGCCTGGACGAGGTGTATGACCGGAGCGTGCTGGTGCGGGGCACGTTGCGCACGGTGGCGAAGAATCTGCTGGAGGGCGGCCTGCTGGTGGTGTCGGTGCTCTTCCTCCTGCTGGGCAGCTTCCGGGCGGGCCTGGTGGTGGCCTCGGCGATTCCCCTGTCCATGCTGGGCGCGGGCGTGGGCATGGTGCTGCTCGGGATTCCCGGCAACCTGATGAGCCTGGGCGCCATCGACTTCGGGCTCCTGGTGGATGGCGCGGTGGTGATGGTGGAGGCCGTCTTCCACGCCCTGGGCCACGAGCGTCCGGCGCGGGGCACATGGCGCGAGAAGGTGTCCCAGGTGACGGGCTCGGTGGCACGCCCGGTGTTCTTCTCGGTGCTCATCATCCTGCTCGTCTACGTGCCGGTGCTGGCGCTCAGCGGCGTGGACGGCAAGATGTTCCGCCCCATGGCGCTCACGGTGATGATGGCCCTGGCCACGTCGCTGGTGCTCTCGCTCACCTTCATTCCCGCCGCCGTCAGCCTGGTGCTGCGGCCCGAGGACGTCCCGGAACATCCGCCGCTGCTCGTGCGCTTCTTCGATCGCGTGTACCGGCCGCTGCTCGAGCGCATGGTGCGCCATCCCCAATGGGTGGCGCTCGCGGCGGTGCTGTTGCTCGCGCTGGGGACGGGCCTCTTCCTGCGCGCGGGCAGCGAGTTCGCCCCCCAGCTCGACGAGGGGGACATGGTGGTGCAGACGACGCGCGCCGGGGACATCAGCCTGGAGGCGGCCACGCGCGAGGCCCAGCTCCTGGAATCGGTGTTGCTCGAGCACGTGCCCGAGGTGACCCAGGTGGTGTCCCGCGTGGGGAGTCCCGCCGTCGCCACCGACATCATGGGCCTGGAGCAGGCGGACGTCTTCATCCGGCTCAAGCCGCGAGAGGCCTGGCGGCCCGGGCTCACCCGCGATTCCCTCATCCAAGAGATGGAGGGGCTCCTGGCGCGGGATGCCCCCGGCAGTGAGCCCTCCTTCACCCAGCCCATCCAGATGCGCTTCAACGAGCTGCTGGGCGGCTCGGTGACGGACGTGGCGGTGAGCGTGTACGGCGAGGAGTTAGGGGAGCTGCGACGGCTGGCGGAGCAACTGGCCTCGCAGGTGGCCCAGGAGCCGGGCGCGGAGGACGTGCGGGTGCTCGCGCCGCCCGAGGTGTCGATGTTGGAGGTGGTGCCCCGGCCCCTGGACGCGGCGCGCCTGGGGCTGAGCGTGCGCGAGGTGCTGGAGGCGGTGCAGGCGGTGCGCACGGGCCTGGAGGTGGGCGCCACCTATGACGGCGCGGTACGCGTGCCCATCGTCCTGAGGCTGGCGGGCACCGAGGGCGCTTTCTCGCTCGCGGAGCTGCCCCTGCCCGTGGCCTCCGGGGGGGTGGTGCCCCTGTCCCGGGTGGCCGACGTGAAGCTCGTCTCCACGCCGGGCCTGGTCAACCGGGACGACGGGCAGCGCCGCCTGGTAGTGGGCTTCAACGTGCGGGGCGCGGACCTGGGCTCGGTGGTGGAGCGGGCCCGCGCGAGGGTGGGCTCGGCGCTTCGCCTGCCCGTGGGGTACCGCTTGGAATGGGGAGGCCAATACGAGACGCTGACGGAAGCCACCCGGCGGCTGTCCCTCGTCATCCCCGCGGTGCTGGTGCTCATCGTGCTCGTGCTCTGGCTCACCTTCCGGCGCCTGCGTCCCGCGCTCATCATCTTCACCAACGTGCCCTTCGCGTGCGTGGGCGGCGTGGTGGCCCTGCTCGCGCGCGGCATGCCGGTGTCCATCTCGGCGGCCATCGGCTTCATCGCCCTGTCGGGCATCGCGGTGCTCAACGGCGTGGTGTTGATGGCGCGGCTGCTGCACCACGAGGCGGAGGGCGTGCCGGTGGGCGAGGCGGTGCGGCTCGCGGCCCAGGAGCGCTCGCGGCCGGTGCTCATGACGGCGTTGGTGGCGGCGCTGGGCTTCGTGCCGATGATGCTGGCCACCGGCGTGGGCGCCGAGGTGCAGCGCCCCCTGGCCACCGTGGTGGTGGGCGGACTCGTCACCTCCACGCTGCTCACGCTCGTCATCCTGCCCTCGCTCTACCCGTGGTTCTCGGCCCGGCGCGCGCGGGAGGTTCCCCGCCCGGCGGAGGCGGCCGCGTGA
- a CDS encoding response regulator transcription factor — protein MKLLLIEDEEKMARLLQRGLTEAGHLVDVCGRGEDALEQALNIAYDVVLLDWNLPDLDGLAVLRRWRERGLRTPVLMLTARGTVGEKVMGLRAGADDYLVKPFAFEELLARLEALHRRDDAQGLASKVGPLVLDARRRVIRHGEHEQVLTGREFALFSELASHAGEVLARSTLLGHVWGESFDGPPNIVDVYVGYLRGKLKKLQVEAVSIQVVRGVGFRLVVEGRE, from the coding sequence GTGAAGCTCCTGCTCATCGAGGACGAGGAGAAGATGGCCCGGCTGCTCCAGCGGGGCCTGACGGAGGCGGGGCACCTGGTGGACGTGTGCGGGCGGGGCGAGGACGCGCTGGAGCAGGCGCTGAACATCGCCTACGACGTCGTCCTGCTGGATTGGAACCTGCCGGACCTCGATGGGCTGGCGGTGCTCCGGCGCTGGCGGGAGCGGGGCCTGCGCACCCCGGTGCTGATGCTCACCGCGCGGGGCACGGTGGGCGAGAAGGTAATGGGCCTGCGCGCGGGCGCGGACGACTACCTCGTCAAACCCTTCGCCTTCGAGGAGTTGCTGGCGCGCCTGGAGGCCCTGCATCGCCGCGACGACGCCCAGGGGCTCGCGAGCAAGGTGGGGCCGCTGGTGCTGGACGCCCGGCGGCGGGTGATTCGCCATGGCGAGCACGAGCAGGTCCTCACCGGACGGGAATTCGCGCTCTTCTCCGAGCTGGCGAGCCACGCGGGCGAGGTGCTCGCGCGCTCCACGTTGCTCGGCCACGTGTGGGGCGAGTCCTTCGACGGGCCGCCGAACATCGTGGACGTGTACGTGGGTTATTTGCGCGGCAAGTTGAAGAAGCTCCAGGTGGAGGCGGTGTCCATCCAGGTGGTGCGCGGGGTGGGCTTCCGGCTGGTGGTGGAGGGGCGCGAGTGA